From a region of the Kwoniella mangroviensis CBS 8507 chromosome 1 map unlocalized Ctg01, whole genome shotgun sequence genome:
- a CDS encoding beta-1,2-xylosyltransferase 1, giving the protein MALNFPFPSPLNLPIPRRFVILILSGSILVLFLHTFAPSTLPPALTPNLPHHEPDASYFSPSKWLPPILNPNTPSRPAEFDEDGQCLFLSPYDALSPNEKKRAEMLVLESVSPGIVKSHKPPSEGNDYDPDFDDEFSALSNETKSQPSGLTHPILGLLREGEMKWNSMLARQSQSLEQAVKVYKDKWNRNPPKGFDEWWHFAENNNVLLPDEYDAIMESLLPFYGLPIKTLQERLEETEKIQETFTLIIHDGKVELQWNDDYSRDTWWASRPRADSQINLLEPFIKHIGAFRATFTIHDQPSILLDHARQEELINAAKSGKISNHPNENDRFEQDWSKACAKDSPLNKGEQELPAADTFINAHGPAMDICQHPSYMENHGMLLEEHNSETHPKPHTKLYPILVPSKTMLNGDIPVTPIGRDGRRDDVGPDPEWSRKSGKLYWRGLATGLNHDKKKGSKWRQSHRERLHFLANDKSDSYTEVLAPVGSTGEAELSRLPLKELGEYYMDVKLAGGHWQCDWDDGTCDEMEKEIEFAGKDNAERSNDFKYVFDTDGNAWSSRFPRLMASNNVVVKATVFPEWNTKSLPEWYAYVPSKMDYSDLFSIMSFFRGTPSGRGAHDEVARRIALNGQCWVERTWRREDLQAYMFRLYLEYARLVSPDRDNGKMDYILPRQHSNTHPVVADKGGEVHVPVAAKVVPPMVDE; this is encoded by the exons ATGGCATTGAattttcctttcccttcacCACTGAATCTACCTATACCACGTCGGTTCGTGATACTGATACTATCAGGTAGTATCCTAGTCCTCTTCCTACACACCTTCGCCCCTTCCACATTACCTCCAGCACTTACACCGAATCTACCACACCATGAACCTGATGCTTCTTActtctcaccatccaagTGGTTACCTCCCATCCTCAACCCCAACACTCCCTCGCGTCCAGCCGAATTCGACGAAGATGGACAgtgtctcttcctctcgcCATACGACGCATTATCGCCCAACGAGAAGAAACGTGCCGAAATGTTAGTCCTGGAAAGTGTTAGTCCGGGAATTGTCAAGTCGCATAAACCACCTTCCGAAGGTAATGATTACGATCcagatttcgatgatgagtttTCTGCTCTATCGAATGAGACTAAATCACAGCCTTCGGGATTGACCCATCCGATCTTAGGGTTGTTAAGGGAAGGGGAGATGAAATGGAATTCAATGCTGGCTAGACAATCTCAATCGTTAGAACAGGCCGTGAAGGTTTATAAGGATAAATGGAATAGGAATCCACCAAAAGGTTttgatgaatg GTGGCATTTCGCTGAAAACAATAATGTCTTACTACCTGATGAATACGATGC TATCATGGAGTCACTACTACCATTCTACGGTCTCCCTATCAAAACTTTGCAAGAACGATTAGAGGAAACTGAAAAGATACAAGAAACTTTTACGTTGATCATACATGACGGCAAAGTAGAGTTGCAGTGGAATGATGATTATTCTAGAGATACATGGTGGGCTAGTAGACCCAGAGCAGACTCGCAGATCAATCTGTTGGAACCTTTCATCAAGCATATTGGAGCTTTTAG GGCAACTTTCACTATTCACGATCAACCCTCCATCTTACTTGATCATGCGAGAcaagaagaattgatcaatgctGCTAAGAGCGGTAAAATCTCAAACCACCCtaatgagaatgatagaTTCGAACAAGATTGGAGTAAAGCTTGTGCTAAGGATAGTCCGTTGAACAAAGGGGAACAGGAATTAC CCGCCGCCGACACGTTCATCAACGCTCATGGACCTGCGATGGACATTTGTCAACATCCTTCGTACATGGAGAATCACGGGATGTTATTGGAAGAACATAACTCGGAAACGCACCCAAAACCTCATACCAAATTGTATCCTATCTTGGTACCCTCCAAGACTATGTTGAATGGCGATATACCAGTCACGCCGATAGGtagagatgggagaagagatgatgttgGACCGGATCCAGAGTGGAGTAGGAAGAGTGGGAAATTGTATTGG AGAGGTCTAGCAACGGGATTAAACCacgataagaagaaaggttccAAATGGCGTCAATCACACAGAGAGAGACTACATTTCTTGGCCAACGATAAATCAGATTCTTACACCGAGGTGTTAGCTCCTGTGGGTTCTACTGGAGAAGCAGAATTATCTAGATTGCCCTTGAAGGAATTAGGCGAATATTATATGGATGTGAAACTTGCTGGAGGGCATTGGCAGtgtgattgggatgatgggacttgcgatgagatggagaaggaaattGAATTTGCAGGTAAAGATAATGCGGAGAGAAGTAATGATTTCAAATATGTCttcgat ACCGATGGTAACGCTTGGTCATCACGATTCCCTCGATTGATGGCCAGTAACAA CGTTGTGGTCAAAGCAACCGTTTTCCCAGAATGGA ATACCAAGTCGTTACCCGAATGGTACGCTTACGTCCCATCCAAGATGGATTACTCGGACTTATTCTCAATCATGTCATT CTTCCGAGGTACACCATCCGGCCGAGGAGCACACGACGAAGTAGCTAGGAGGATAGCGTTGAACGGACAGTGTTGGGTCGAAAGGA CatggagaagggaagatcTACAAGCTTACATGTTCAGATTGTACCTTGAATACGCCAGATTGGTCTCTCCCGATAGGGATAATGGtaagatg